TGAATTACacattcaaaaattaaaaggtgtactagttatgaaattatgataacaGCTTGCAAGTTGCAACCAAGTCTATTTGTAATTGGAGGGGTCACCCAATCATTACCTCACAGAGAATCCCTCCCATCCCCGTCCCCACTTTAAAACAAATTTGGGAGAGGACATGCTGAGGATACACTATCAAAAAATAGAGGGGCTCTCAAAATTCAGCAGACTGAATCATTATTTCATTGTGCTGGTAACAGTTAAGCCACCGCTGTGATGGATATCAAACTCAAATAACAAAGCCCATAagaatactaataaaaaatatcaggaAAGGTCCTGTGGGTAGGTGGTGCTGTGACAGCCCCAAACTTGAAACTATATCTGGGTAagcaattaatttcaatttttccaGTCAGGGAAATTTAAAATCTAGCCCTAGTAGAGCAGGATGGGTTTGATGCATGTGGAatacttaaaacaaaaaaatctacaCAGCAGGCAAGATTACGAACTATTCTACATACAGAAGTATCCATTGCATATGGAGATGTGAGTTCATCCTCATTCACAAGACTTTTTCCAAGCCCAGATGTAAGAGCAGATTTGGTGGTTGAATCCTCAGGTAAATTCTGCTTTAGCTGCTGCTCATCAACTGTTGAATGGCCAAGTTCTGCATCATTTGCTCATGGAATCAATGCAAGCCCATTTATGATAGTGTTTCCAAATTCCAATCATGACACGTTAATTGAAGAATGAAGAGTACCAGCATCTTTTGCACCACTTGACATCACAACTTGCTGACTAGACTGCTGATGGATGGAATTTGGCTGCTGTAAAGCAGCAGATGTAACAGTATTGAAACCTGATGCCTGCACTCCAAGTCCTAAACTAGCTTGAGAGACAGATGAACTTTGAGAATTAAACTGCAAATGTAATCAGATGGCATGCCAAAAAAGCAACAGCTGTCAAACTAAGCTTTTATGCATGGAAGCTGGAAATGCAGAAGGAATAGGATTATCAACAGAatgtaaacaaaaacaaaagcttcTGTGAACAGAATATAATTCATCAACATTGGCGATTAAGACCAtgatcaaaacattatttcaagCATGTGTATAGCTTCTTCTACACCTATAGTTATATTGAATTTAAAGAATCCAAATGCAAAGCCAAAATACTCACATAAAACCTTGTTATCAACTAACCAGGTAAATATAGAAAAGAGCGATACTAAAAGAAATATGGATATTTCTCCTATAAAGCTCAATGGTACTCACATAAAACCTTGTTATCAACTAACCAGGTAAATATAGAAAAGAGCGATACTAAAAGAAATATGGATATTTCTCCTATAACGCTCAATGGAAAGGTCAAGTGATCAAGCAACAAATGAATGGAAATGGTATCAGctgctataaaaaaaaggtttgtatTAGTTACATCTGATTGCTAATAAATTTCTTCTCACAAATCTACAAGAGATTTATATTGAATGAAATAATGCACAACTCCACAAAATAGCACAATATAATTACAATTCACAACTAGGCTAAACTGACATTGAAATCATGAAACAGCACCCTACAAAATCTTTCACTAAACTTATTTTTCCAAGCTGACTTGTTCAAACAAAGGAAATGACAGGGAATGAAAAatcttaaagaagaaaaagcacCTGCTGCAAAAGGGGGTTTTGTTGGGCAGAATACTGCTTATGATTCCCACCAGTAAGAGGCGGCATGCCAAGAATGTTACTGTGACCTTGCTGCTGGACTTGCTGAAGACGCTGCAAAAATTTCTCTCTCTGATCAGGAGCTATTTCAGTTCTTGCACGAAATTGGCCCTGCAGCAGCAATACCGTTTAAAACAGCATTTCTAAACATTTAGACATGGACAATTCATGTCATGAAGCTAAATTCTAAACATTTGGCATGAAAAATTACTGTCATTTGTCCATTACAAAAAAGCAAATgaagttgatattaaaaaaagccAGTGAGCTATCAAAATATTTCTCAGTGAAGTTTACTCATCCAGCTTTCCTCACTCTTCCCCTCTAATTTTGCTCtttattttcagttctttagctTTACCACCAGCAGTTATGCATGGTATTAAGTTTCTTCCCTCCCTCTTTCGATCTTTCCAccctcttcttaaaaaaaaatcccgtCTCTAGGCTATTTGGCAAAATAAAGTATTTGCAAAATGCATGACAGTGAGGACACCATAAAAACTAAGTTGCATAGGaaagatttgttttgttttgttttgttcatttattttcttcagaTGATTAAGCATCTTATACATACAGCACTCATATCCTGGTCTGTTATCAATACCCTCACTAGAAAGGACCAAATTAACATTGGAGGAAGAATTTCGGGTGAATCTGAATCTTATAGCATTTTCCATTGGTTGGCAATCTTATCATGCACATATTATTTTAGTTGACTAGCCACACATCAAATTAGTTCCGGcttgcatgaaaaaaatataaaacacccATTCAACAATAAAAGTTATAATATACTATAAATGCTGGTGGTTATTAACAGAGATGTTCATTTTCAAATGAATTAGAACTTAGATAGATATATAATCCAATGATTGTAAAAAAGTCAACATTATCAGCTTCCAAAAAAGATGGGTGTACAAAGAACATTTCAGTCACTAACTAAACTAAAAATTGCATCAAATATGCTACGCATATAGGCTCtgcaaattgaaatttcaatgTTTTCAACAGCATTTCCAATATCCCATTTCTTGGTCCATCCATGAAACACAGTTTAATTAACACCTTGAGCATCCATTGCAGTAGGATGGTGGTGACCACCCATTGCACCAAGGAGGCAGCTAGGATCAAGACCAGATAAAAGCAATTGGCATTTATGCTAATAGGTTAATTGCAGTCACTAAGCTAATAAATGGATCTAATAAGCTAATCCATGTATGCTAAAAAACCgaagtttaaatattttcaattatgttTCCAAATGTCCCATTATTTGGCCCACCCAATAAACACAGCTTAGTTACACCTTGAGCCTTCATTCCACTAGAAGGATGGTGACGATCACAGATAAAAGCCATTGACATTAATGCCAATGCTCCCCAAGGTTTGATTAGGGTGAAAGGGAGGCAGCTGGGTGGGGTAGTTTGCAGTTGGACTTGTCCTTGACAAATGAGGGATTATCCAGTGAAAAAAATAGACACCTTGCACCAATATCCTCTTAAATAAATTTGCACACAAACTCACACTTGCACCCCTATGCTATTATAAACACCAGGACAACAGACAGTGTTAAAACAAGTGGCATACCGGTTCATTCTGATTTTGAAAGGAACTCCCAGGTCTCCATTGCATGCCAGTGACCAAAGGAGAGAAAACTCTGCCACCCATAGTAGCAGCTTCACCAGCACTACTAGTATCAACTGCACTGGTTCCATCACCAGCCTGAGGCAAGATCATTCGGTTACTTAGTGGGGAAGCCAGAGGCTGCACCATTCCAGCACTCCCAATTCTATCATCATTTCCCAAAATATTTCTCTTTGCAATGTCAGAAGCTAAAGGTACTGAACCATGAGCCCCGTTGCTAGGAATAACAACAGGACTGAGGGGGATACTAGACGAGGGCTGGCTAGAGAGGCCACCTCTACCAATGCCCCTTGCTAATCCAGCATCAGCAAGAGAAGGTGATGATCTACGGCCAGGGAAGCCTGCAATTTCTTCCTCCTTCATAGAATTGCCAAGTGTTGCGGGAGAAGAAGGATTAGAAGGAGCTGCATTTTCCAAGACACCTCGAACAGAAGTTGAACCAGGAAGAGTTGGTGAAGCTGCTGACAAATCATGCAATGTTTGAGCCTGAACATTCACAGAAATAGGTGCATGGTTCCCAGTTGGTGTTGCTGCAGCAGAAGAACCAACCATGCTACTTTTGGCAGGAGGAGTTCTTGCAACAATATCAGAATTACTATCCTGTGAAGTAGTATCATCGGCTTGATCTTGAACAACAGCACCCTCATGATGAGTAGAAGCAACAGTGGCCTGAAAAAGAATTTTCATTCCATAGACATAGCAACAATGTTAGGACAAAGCACAAAATTGAAATGGAATTAGGGAATTAATAAGTGCAGATAGTAGAAGTGGTAAAGTTCTGGTTTTCTaagatataaatgaaaataaaataccagTGATACACAACATGAGAAAAAGTTGTGATTCCAGAACACTTCTCTAGACACTGAATAAGCTATTCAATCCAAGTATGGCTTAAAATCAACTATAAAAAGTGGAGAACGTAATAACAATTAGCTAGTGTGAATATATGGTATATATAGACCCAAGATAAAGCAAATGTAAGTTATtctgaaagaaaaaagcaaCTATTTGCCATTAATCCAGAGTTTAACACAGTTAATAACAGCCTACACCAAACAAActaatataaaacattattaaaccCAAGAAATATAAACCTCCAGCTATATTATGTCAAATAAAAGGGTTAGAAGAgccaaaagcaaaagcaatgtACATTACATATAACTTTCACATTTCTTTCTTCCCTTCAAAATAAAGAAGGAATCGAACGTGTCATAGTCACAAGCCCTAGTATCACAGGTCCAACTAAATCTTAAggcaaaatataatgaaaactCCCTTGGCAACTAATTAAAGCCAAACAAATATCCATTGGCCCATGCATGTCACTGAATCACCAAGGTACATCTGATTCAGGCCTTGCAGCTTGCTACATCAACACAAGAAGAAGAACACAACCTCTCTAATAATAAATAGGTAAAAGGAAGGCTTAATCAAAACCACTAATGTATCTTGAGATCCTTCATAATTCAAAGCTAAAGATATAATAGGATAACAATCCTAGATAGAGTATAGACATACAGGCATTTGAGGAGCAGATGTCACCAAGGAAGTCTTTAAGCTGTGAACGGGGGCACCCtgcagaggaaaaaagaaatttattacaAAACTGAGTAAAAGAAACACCCCTACCCACCCACCAaccaacaccaaaaaaataacggaaaaaaaaaatgtgttaacaaaacattttgaaaaaagctGAGATTATTCTTCCATTGAATgttagaagagaaagagaaaacaagCACAACCACACATCCAAAAGATGACTGCATTCCCATCTCTAAAATGGCAAAGTAGTTAGAAGCACAGGCTGCCACCCATTAAAGTTTACCTTCACAAGACCAGGAGGACCAATTGTAACCAGGTCTTCAAGAGATTCAACCTTGTCTAATGGTAATGAGTTGTAAAGATCATCAACAtcactaaaatcatcaaaatcttcctacaaaaaagataacatataaaaagagaattgaagtgacataaaaagaaagaatattaatGTGATGTCCCATCAAGAATGTTGAAGTGA
This window of the Populus trichocarpa isolate Nisqually-1 chromosome 13, P.trichocarpa_v4.1, whole genome shotgun sequence genome carries:
- the LOC7482356 gene encoding general negative regulator of transcription subunit 3 isoform X1 — protein: MGASRKLQGEIDRVLKKVQEGVDVFDSIWNKVYDTDNVNQKEKFEADLKKEIKKLQRYRDQIKTWIQSSEIKDKKVSASYEQALVDARKTIEKEMERFKICEKETKTKAFSKEGLGQQPKTDPKEKAKSETRDWLNNVVGELESQIDSFEAEIEGLTVKKGKTRPPRLTHLEASITRHKLHIKKLELILRLLDNDELSPEQVNDVKDFLDDYVERNQEDFDDFSDVDDLYNSLPLDKVESLEDLVTIGPPGLVKGAPVHSLKTSLVTSAPQMPATVASTHHEGAVVQDQADDTTSQDSNSDIVARTPPAKSSMVGSSAAATPTGNHAPISVNVQAQTLHDLSAASPTLPGSTSVRGVLENAAPSNPSSPATLGNSMKEEEIAGFPGRRSSPSLADAGLARGIGRGGLSSQPSSSIPLSPVVIPSNGAHGSVPLASDIAKRNILGNDDRIGSAGMVQPLASPLSNRMILPQAGDGTSAVDTSSAGEAATMGGRVFSPLVTGMQWRPGSSFQNQNEPGQFRARTEIAPDQREKFLQRLQQVQQQGHSNILGMPPLTGGNHKQYSAQQNPLLQQFNSQSSSVSQASLGLGVQASGFNTVTSAALQQPNSIHQQSSQQVVMSSGAKDAELGHSTVDEQQLKQNLPEDSTTKSALTSGLGKSLVNEDELTSPYAMDTSAGASGSLTEPLQVPRDIDLSPGQLLQSSQPSSGLGVIGRRSVSDLGAIGDNLTGSAVNSGAMHNQLYNLQMLEAAYHKLPQPKDSERARSYIPRHPAATPPSYPQVQLPMASNPAFWERLSMHSYGTDTLFFAFYYQQNTYQQYLAAKELKKQSWRYHRKYNTWFQRHEEPKVTTDEYEQGTYVYFDFHVGNEDKQGWCQRIKTEFTFEYNYLEDELIV
- the LOC7482356 gene encoding general negative regulator of transcription subunit 3 isoform X2, yielding MGASRKLQGEIDRVLKKVQEGVDVFDSIWNKVYDTDNVNQKEKFEADLKKEIKKLQRYRDQIKTWIQSSEIKDKKVSASYEQALVDARKTIEKEMERFKICEKETKTKAFSKEGLGQQPKTDPKEKAKSETRDWLNNVVGELESQIDSFEAEIEGLTVKKGKTRPPRLTHLEASITRHKLHIKKLELILRLLDNDELSPEQVNDVKDFLDDYVERNQEDFDDFSDVDDLYNSLPLDKVESLEDLVTIGPPGLVKGAPVHSLKTSLVTSAPQMPATVASTHHEGAVVQDQADDTTSQDSNSDIVARTPPAKSSMVGSSAAATPTGNHAPISVNVQAQTLHDLSAASPTLPGSTSVRGVLENAAPSNPSSPATLGNSMKEEEIAGFPGRRSSPSLADAGLARGIGRGGLSSQPSSSIPLSPVVIPSNGAHGSVPLASDIAKRNILGNDDRIGSAGMVQPLASPLSNRMILPQAGDGTSAVDTSSAGEAATMGGRVFSPLVTGMQWRPGSSFQNQNEPGQFRARTEIAPDQREKFLQRLQQVQQQGHSNILGMPPLTGGNHKQYSAQQNPLLQQASGFNTVTSAALQQPNSIHQQSSQQVVMSSGAKDAELGHSTVDEQQLKQNLPEDSTTKSALTSGLGKSLVNEDELTSPYAMDTSAGASGSLTEPLQVPRDIDLSPGQLLQSSQPSSGLGVIGRRSVSDLGAIGDNLTGSAVNSGAMHNQLYNLQMLEAAYHKLPQPKDSERARSYIPRHPAATPPSYPQVQLPMASNPAFWERLSMHSYGTDTLFFAFYYQQNTYQQYLAAKELKKQSWRYHRKYNTWFQRHEEPKVTTDEYEQGTYVYFDFHVGNEDKQGWCQRIKTEFTFEYNYLEDELIV
- the LOC7482356 gene encoding uncharacterized protein LOC7482356 isoform X3; translation: MWYVGELESQIDSFEAEIEGLTVKKGKTRPPRLTHLEASITRHKLHIKKLELILRLLDNDELSPEQVNDVKDFLDDYVERNQEDFDDFSDVDDLYNSLPLDKVESLEDLVTIGPPGLVKGAPVHSLKTSLVTSAPQMPATVASTHHEGAVVQDQADDTTSQDSNSDIVARTPPAKSSMVGSSAAATPTGNHAPISVNVQAQTLHDLSAASPTLPGSTSVRGVLENAAPSNPSSPATLGNSMKEEEIAGFPGRRSSPSLADAGLARGIGRGGLSSQPSSSIPLSPVVIPSNGAHGSVPLASDIAKRNILGNDDRIGSAGMVQPLASPLSNRMILPQAGDGTSAVDTSSAGEAATMGGRVFSPLVTGMQWRPGSSFQNQNEPGQFRARTEIAPDQREKFLQRLQQVQQQGHSNILGMPPLTGGNHKQYSAQQNPLLQQFNSQSSSVSQASLGLGVQASGFNTVTSAALQQPNSIHQQSSQQVVMSSGAKDAELGHSTVDEQQLKQNLPEDSTTKSALTSGLGKSLVNEDELTSPYAMDTSAGASGSLTEPLQVPRDIDLSPGQLLQSSQPSSGLGVIGRRSVSDLGAIGDNLTGSAVNSGAMHNQLYNLQMLEAAYHKLPQPKDSERARSYIPRHPAATPPSYPQVQLPMASNPAFWERLSMHSYGTDTLFFAFYYQQNTYQQYLAAKELKKQSWRYHRKYNTWFQRHEEPKVTTDEYEQGTYVYFDFHVGNEDKQGWCQRIKTEFTFEYNYLEDELIV